Proteins from one Sabethes cyaneus chromosome 2, idSabCyanKW18_F2, whole genome shotgun sequence genomic window:
- the LOC128736389 gene encoding clavesin-2-like: MYEVESSYFSVPSIEKSPAKYDDRIPELNNFYKKIAQEQLREDDSIREHSLQQMRDWIAKNPCIKKCRTDAAFLLRYLRSKKYCFNTSVETLERSLVGRVLRPNWFKNLDVQDTELGALVESGYLFPLMERDSQGRTLIFNDTAQLDPTKFTAGHVTRIHLLITESLYDMPEVQVGGLVMVYDVSGMTLAQLSLVSLNDIRLLAGYLNNGTPMRIQEFHFVNTPIATLTIANFALQMLSEKLRERVFCHKNWDELYLKVDKNLLPKEFGGKTPKADSIAAFKQHCIKLRDKLNNNDLMNIEVSKDSKYWKETHDTELESGAIGSFRQLVVD; the protein is encoded by the exons ATGTACGAAGTAGAAAGCAGCTATTTTTCGGTTCCCAGCATTGAAAAATCTCCTGCTAAATACGACGATCGAATACCTgaattgaacaatttttataAGAAGATCGCACAAGAACAGCTACGGGAGGATGACAGCATTCGGGAGCACAGCCTTCAGCAGATGCGAGATTGGATTGCAAAAAATCCGTGCATCAAGAAATGTCGAACGGATGCCGCGTTTCTGCTGCGGTATCTCCGTAGCAAAAAATACTGCTTCAACACATCTGTCGAAACATTGGAACGATCTCTAGTTGGTCGTGTGCTGCGTCCTAATTGGTTCAAGAATTTGGATGTTCAGGATACTGAATTGGGTGCCTTGGTAGAGTCTGGATATCTTTTCCCCTTGATGGAACGTGACAGCCAAGGTCGCACTTTGATTTTCAACGACACCGCCCAGCTGGATCCGACGAAGTTTACGGCGGGGCACGTCACCCGAATTCATTTGTTGATTACGGAATCCTTGTATGATATGCCAGAAGTTCAGGTAGGTGGTCTGGTTATGGTGTACGATGTGTCCGGAATGACACTGGCTCAGTTAAGTTTGGTATCGTTGAATGACATCCGCCTGTTGGCCGGATACTTGAACAATGGAACACCGATGCGTATTCAGGAGTTTCACTTCGTCAACACCCCGATTGCTACGCTTACCATAGCGAACTTTGCCCTGCAAATGCTGAGTGAAAAGCTACGGGAGCGTGTTTTC TGCCACAAAAATTGGGACGAATTGTACCTGAAAGTGGACAAAAACTTGCTACCAAAGGAGTTTGGTGGTAAAACTCCTAAAGCAGATTCGATTGCCGCCTTCAAGCAGCACTGTATAAAGCTTCGAGACAAGCTGAACAACAATGATCTGATGAATATCGAGGTTAGCAAAGATTCTAAATACTGGAAGGAAACACATGACACAGAACTCGAGAGCGGCGCCATAGGTAGCTTCCGACAACTGGTTGTCGACTGA